A stretch of Triticum aestivum cultivar Chinese Spring chromosome 1D, IWGSC CS RefSeq v2.1, whole genome shotgun sequence DNA encodes these proteins:
- the LOC123180981 gene encoding uncharacterized protein, with protein MGSVVDFVEISSDEEDLPMPRKPVDDWLGKLLNDDEPNGDDFFDLVVMGEFSPPQKKANPGGGGGGGGGDDEDDDDCVVLDGDPEKAITIGEDKGSVGDSSSDELQIVGEKGPVACRDFPHSRHLCSNLPFSATSHVKHCSMCHCFVCDAPAPCNYWGKGIQLNDHCHATDKESKWKQLRQAFKSKSLPASRPEQCQNAIYPTMAPSIKKDIQCQVSSFANRSPLLHVMSQNQQRHTSVRVSLNVGRTISTPRASLATKAVRSTNNVHTAQNIHSRGNFKRVDTASPGHTIRNANRFGSSAPISTLSLMNNALPHVSQPVQAIPGTNTAHVSQQVQPQGTNPFSGTVKKSAPQRSLSAPIASQGQQGQLAPSSQAASNVVHGVGPQLSRCTSLMNERRQFLPEPVIDVSTQSWQDILASVASDLGVLDDSAYSTSTSHSQQPVRTSPQPLDAGANQGEGGLHAESVASAVNLMTSNGHGLPIHTTGGGTQTNAPKQTLHPLNYGGNLSPDEAHLDGFLSPPADELLLEAAQQRDSSGLDSTGLIFDFELDDWA; from the exons ATGGGGTCGGTCGTGGATTTTGTGGAgatcagctccgacgaggaggacctTCCCATGCCCAGGAAGCCAGTTGACGACTGGCTTGGGAAGCTTTTGAATGATGATGAGCCAAATGGAGACGATTTCTTTGATCTTGTGGTGATGGGTGAGTTCTCGCCGCCACAGAAGAAGGCCaaccctggcggcggcggcgggggcggtggtggtgatgatgaggatgatgatgattgtGTGGTTCTAGATGGTGACCCTGAGAAGGCGATTACCATCGGGGAGGACAAGGGGAGTGTGGGAGATAGCAGCTCCGATGAATTGCAGATAGTTGGGGAGAAAGGACCG GTAGCGTGCAGGGACTTCCCTCATTCACGCCATCTATGTTCTAACTTGCCCTTCAGCGCTACTTCTCATGTGAAGCATTGTAGCATG TGTCACTGTTTTGTATGCGATGCTCCAGCTCCATGTAATTATTGGGGTAAAGGTATCCAGCTTAATGATCATTGTCATGCTACGGATAAGGAATCAAAGTGGAAACAGCTGCGGCAAGCATTCAAGTCTAAAAGTCTTCCAGCATCTCGTCCAGAACAATGCCAGAATGCCATCTACCCAACAATGGCACCATCCATTAAGAAGGATATACAGTGTCAAGTCTCGTCTTTTGCAAACAGAAGTCCTCTTCTGCATGTTATGAGCCAAAACCAACAAAGACACACTTCAGTTAGAGTCTCACTGAATGTAGGACGGACTATCAGTACACCAAGAGCATCCCTTGCGACAAAAGCGGTGAGAAGTACAAACAATGTCCACACTGCTCAAAACATCCATTCACGTGGAAACTTCAAAAGAGTAGATACAGCTTCTCCAGGTCACACAATCCGAAATGCTAACCGATTTGGTTCTAGTGCTCCAATCAGTACCCTGTCCCTTATGAACAATGCATTGCCACATGTATCACAGCCAGTTCAAGCTATACCAGGAACTAATACTGCTCATGTATCTCAGCAAGTTCAACCACAAGGAACCAATCCTTTCAGTGGTACTGTCAAGAAAAGTGCCCCTCAGAGATCTCTCAGTGCGCCAATAGCATCTCAGGGGCAACAAGGTCAGCTGGCACCATCTTCTCAGGCTGCCTCAAATGTAGTGCATGGCGTAGGACCTCAACTTTCCCGGTGCACCTCGCTTATGAATGAGAGAAGACAATTCCTGCCAGAACCAGTAATCGATGTTTCCACACAAAGCTGGCAAGACATACTTGCTAGTGTGGCATCGGATCTGGGAGTATTAGACGATTCTGCTTACAGTACCAGTACTTCACATTCCCAGCAGCCTGTGAGGACTTCCCCCCAACCTCTGGATGCCGGTGCAAACCAAGGGGAGGGGGGCCTTCACGCCGAGTCTGTTGCGTCAGCGGTAAACCTGATGACTTCTAATGGGCATGGCTTGCCCATTCATACAACAGGTGGTGGTACCCAGACAAATGCTCCTAAGCAAACTTTGCATCCTCTGAATTATGGTGGCAATCTTAGTCCAGATGAAGCTCATCTTGATGGTTTTCTAAGCCCCCCTGCAGATGAATTATTGTTAGAAGCTGCTCAGCAGAGGGACTCTTCCGGATTGGATTCTACAGGCCTTATATTTGACTTTGAACTCGACGACTGGGCTTAA